A window of Cucurbita pepo subsp. pepo cultivar mu-cu-16 chromosome LG06, ASM280686v2, whole genome shotgun sequence contains these coding sequences:
- the LOC111797413 gene encoding heterodimeric geranylgeranyl pyrophosphate synthase small subunit, chloroplastic-like produces the protein MAISLNLLQLHGNPSLPKFPNSNWLRPAVYFRAPARATVVMSQITPSYWAAINEDIDDHLRRVIIAKDPPAVYEPLGHFVFSAPRNSAAAMCIAACELVGGHRDQAMAAATALQLIYAATYTREYPPLTARGISNAAVVDRVYGPNIQLLTGVGIAPIGFEILAGSCDLSESGSERVRRVMVEMARAMGSEGWIGGQFKELEEVTAAEEVIEMTEGELHARGGACGAILGGGSEEEIEKMRKYGRIVGMVKGLSKKVFGGKENERKREKIKELKALAFKELEGFKGQKVDQMCNFFDFEGL, from the coding sequence ATGGCGATTTCTCTCAATCTTCTGCAACTTCATGGAAATCCATCACTACCCAAGTTCCCAAACTCGAATTGGCTCCGTCCGGCGGTTTATTTCCGAGCTCCGGCGAGGGCGACGGTGGTCATGTCGCAGATCACTCCGTCGTACTGGGCGGCGATAAATGAAGATATTGACGATCATCTCCGGCGGGTCATTATTGCGAAGGACCCACCGGCAGTATACGAGCCATTGGGTCATTTTGTCTTCTCCGCCCCACGAAATTCCGCTGCAGCAATGTGTATTGCTGCCTGCGAGCTCGTCGGCGGCCATCGGGACCAAGCTATGGCGGCAGCTACCGCGCTCCAGCTCATCTATGCAGCGACGTACACTCGGGAGTATCCTCCACTGACGGCGCGTGGGATTTCAAACGCCGCCGTGGTTGACCGTGTTTATGGCCCGAACATCCAGCTGCTGACTGGTGTTGGAATAGCTCCGATTGGGTTTGAGATTCTAGCTGGATCGTGTGACTTGAGCGAGAGCGGGTCGGAGCGGGTTCGCCGCGTGATGGTGGAAATGGCTCGGGCGATGGGGTcggaggggtggattgggggacAATTCAAGGAATTAGAGGAGGTGACGGCGGCGGAGGAAGTTATCGAGATGACGGAAGGTGAGCTACACGCGCGTGGAGGCGCGTGTGGGGCAATATTGGGAGGTGGAAGTGAAGAGGAAATAGAGAAGATGAGGAAGTATGGAAGAATTGTGGGAATGGTGAAGGGATTGTCAAAGAAAGTGTTTggagggaaagaaaatgagagaaaaagagagaaaattaaggAGTTGAAGGCTTTGGCTTTCAAGGAATTGGAGGGTTTCAAAGGACAAAAAGTGGATCAAATGTGTAATTTCTTCGATTTCGAGGGGCTTTAG
- the LOC111796952 gene encoding uncharacterized protein LOC111796952, translating into MGQIVKRKKKGRPSKADLARRSGGGLTSSESEPRRSLRRRNVRYNVDFDDFLEEDDEDEEEDERRREKKLKLVVKLNQGRDGTHLSPMSRLARSGTRDVHAPEYGSSASEWEDDEPERKPLKKRRIGGGGGGGEEEDEDEDYDDQIRGDENEDDDIDEERGRRKVGSKGSDSVPGTPSDRSSGLPLPDKKTLELILDKLQKKDTYGVYAEPVDPEELPDYHDVIEHPMDFATVRNKLANGSYSILEQFESDVFLICSNAMQYNSPETIYHKQARSIQELAKKKFERVRIEVERSEKELKLEQSTKSNSYIKKQPPKKPFFRTLQEPIGSDFSSGATLAATGDVQNGSNPIHGVNCEVPSNNIDGQVEGSSSFFDTTNQDKAEELFSGKGILGKLGRKTSVLDDNRRATYNISNSPAPRSESIFSTFEDEIRQLVPVGLHAEYAYAKSLARFAATLGPIAWKVASQRIEQVVPVGCKFGRGWVGEYEPLPTPILMFENHKQKELGLNRNLHSTREFRKDGKPSDTPLPKMEHSLSAPCTEVNGFARGSTLDGKSSFLRSTTPNLGPSPQQNLQTKNFTEVEKVKKQVEVNSLPSPRQNKVDLGVEKQLPTNSNMTTSRSRDMSSVNLNLVQSAPYKLPGVNGVATGGLPNGKFPSNCLNSPRAALSSSSLPSQTAPVATSHGQDLGPGKPVQLMRMMSERAPKQENSSNQSSCDSPPVLSSVPSAMRDDSNNAAAVASRAWMSIGAGGFKQVRDTSTPKNQISADSLYNPAREFHPQMARAWGEFRAGGNQLLSERNNFPMQPFVSQASLVPNEQQLQNRSMIYPQLVQADMSKFQLQSTWRALSPHNQPRKKQEMLPPDLNIGFQSPGSPVKQSSSVLVDSQQPDLALQL; encoded by the exons ATGGGTCAGATcgtgaagaggaagaagaaaggtagACCATCGAAGGCAGATCTGGCACGGCGGTCCGGTGGAGGTTTGACATCGTCGGAATCTGAACCGCGGAGGAGTCTCCGTCGCCGGAATGTGAGGTACAACGTGGATTTTGACGACTTTcttgaagaagacgatgagGATGAGGAAGAGGACgagaggaggagagagaagaagttgaagCTTGTTGTGAAGTTGAATCAAGGTAGAGATGGAACGCATCTATCTCCGATGTCTCGACTTGCTAGGTCAGGAACGCGTGATGTACACGCGCCGGAGTATGGTTCGTCTGCGTCGGAATGGGAAGATGACGAACCTGAGAGGAAGCCattgaagaagaggaggattggcggcggtggtggtggtggtgaagaagaagatgaagatgaagactACGACGATCAAATTCGTggagatgaaaatgaagacGATGACATTGATGAG GAAAGGGGAAGGAGGAAGGTGGGCTCAAAAGGGTCCGACTCTGTTCCTG GGACTCCCTCAGATCGATCATCCGGGTTACCATTACCTGATAAGAAGACATTGGAGTTGATTCTTGACAAGCTCCAGAA GAAGGATACCTATGGTGTTTATGCTGAACCAGTTGATCCTGAAGAG CTTCCTGATTATCACGATGTCATTGAGCATCCTATGGACTTTGCCACCGTGAGGAATAAGTTGGCCAATGGATCATATTCAATTCTGGAACAGTTTGAG AGCGATGTTTTTCTTATATGCTCAAATGCAATGCAGTACAATTCACCAGAAACCATTTACCACAAACAG GCACGTTCCATTCAAGAGCTAGCCAAGAAGAAATTCGAGAGGGTAAGAATTGAAGTCGAACGCTCTGAGAAAGAGTTGAAATTGGAGCAGAGTACAAAATCGAATTCGTACATCAAGAAACAACCACCAAAGAAACCCTTTTTCAGGACTTTGCAGGAACCCATTGGATCTGATTTTTCCTCAGGTGCAACCCTTGCTGCCACAGGAGATGTACAGAACGGTTCGAATCCGATCCATGGTGTTAACTGTGAGGTACCTAGCAATAATATTGATGGGCAAGTAGAGGGTAGTTCCTCCTTCTTTGATACTACTAATCAGGACAAGGCTGAAGAGCTCTTCTCAG GAAAGGGTATTCTAGGTAAATTGGGAAGAAAGACGTCTGTGCTTGACGACAACCGCCGTGCAACTTACAACATATCTAATTCACCTGCGCCACGATCCGAGTCAATATTTTCAACCTTCGAGGATGAAATAAGACAGCTTGTTCCG GTTGGGCTTCATGCGGAGTATGCCTATGCTAAGAGTCTGGCTCGATTTGCTGCAACACTCGGTCCTATCGCTTGGAAAGTTGCCTCCCAGAGGATTGAGCAGGTCGTACCTGTTGGATGTAAATTCGGACGTGGTTGGGTTGGAGAATACGAGCCACTTCCAACTCCTATATTAATGTTTGAGAACCACAAGCAGAAGGAACTTGGTTTAAATCGTAACTTGCATTCTACCAGAGAATTTAGAAAGGATGGAAAGCCTTCAGATACTCCTTTGCCTAAGATGGAACATTCTCTTAGTGCACCATGTACAGAAGTGAATGGATTTGCTAGAGGATCCACCTTAGATGGGAAATCATCTTTCCTTAGGTCCACCACCCCAAATCTTGGTCCATCTCCACAGCAAAACCTGCAGACCAAGAATTTTACTGAGGTAGAGAAGGTTAAAAAGCAAGTCGAGGTAAATTCCTTGCCTTCACCAAGACAAAATAAGGTTGATCTTGGTGTAGAGAAGCAACTTCCAACCAATTCGAATATGACTACGTCTAGGTCTAGAGATATGTCGTCGGTAAACTTAAATCTTGTTCAATCTGCGCCTTATAAACTGCCCGGTGTTAATGGTGTTGCAACTGGTGGATTGCCTAATGGGAAATTCCCGAGCAATTGTTTGAATAGTCCACGGGCTGCTTTATCGTCGTCTAGCTTGCCTTCTCAAACAGCCCCTGTGGCAACTTCCCATGGACAGGATCTGGGACCTGGTAAGCCAGTGCAATTGATGAGAATGATGTCTGAAAGAGCCCCAAAACAAGAGAACTCATCCAATCAATCTTCATGTGATTCTCCGCCAGTTTTGTCATCAGTCCCTTCTGCTATGAGAGACGATTCGAATAATGCTGCAGCAGTAGCTTCTCGTGCGTGGATGTCGATTGGGGCTGGAGGGTTTAAACAAGTCAGAGATACTTCCACACCTAAAAATCAAATCTCTGCAGATTCGCTGTATAATCCAGCTCGGGAATTTCATCCGCAAATGGCACGAGCATGGGGGGAGTTTCGTGCTGGAGGTAATCAGCTTCTATCTGAGAGGAACAATTTCCCTATGCAGCCATTTGTTTCACAAGCTTCTCTTGTACCAAATGAACAACAGCTGCAAAACCGGTCCATGATTTACCCTCAGCTAGTCCAAGCTGACATGTCTAAGTTCCAGTTGCAGTCGACATGGCGAGCTCTCAGCCCACATAACCAGCCAAGGAAGAAACAGGAAATGCTCCCTCCCGACTTGAATATCGGTTTTCAATCACCCGGGTCTCCCGTGAAACAATCGTCTAGTGTTTTGGTCGACTCCCAGCAGCCAGACCTGGCCTTGCAACTTTAA